The Peribacillus sp. FSL P2-0133 genome has a segment encoding these proteins:
- a CDS encoding VOC family protein, which produces MIKPYLMFNRECEEAFKLYIEAFGGELIAMQKYSELPSSPDFPVEESDKELVLHSQIRITEDGFIMGSDSKRELNDSDKVVVSVELNSEEKARKAWNILKEDGSIHMDLHETFFAKLHGSLKDKFGISWMFTVN; this is translated from the coding sequence ATGATTAAACCTTATTTAATGTTTAATAGAGAATGCGAAGAGGCTTTCAAACTTTATATTGAGGCTTTTGGCGGGGAACTTATTGCGATGCAAAAATATAGTGAGCTCCCTTCAAGTCCAGACTTTCCTGTTGAAGAGAGTGATAAAGAACTTGTTCTACACTCACAAATAAGAATAACAGAAGATGGATTTATTATGGGTTCTGATTCAAAACGCGAATTGAATGATAGTGACAAAGTGGTTGTAAGTGTGGAGCTTAACTCGGAGGAAAAAGCCAGAAAGGCATGGAACATTTTAAAAGAAGATGGATCTATACATATGGATCTTCATGAAACATTCTTTGCGAAACTTCACGGTTCGTTGAAGGATAAATTCGGTATTTCATGGATGTTTACTGTCAATTAA
- a CDS encoding alanyl-tRNA editing protein → MATIELYSDNSYLKECSANIVSIQDRFVVFEQTIFYPGGGGQPCDRGVIKQGDETYNILTVKKIDGEIIHELERPLQDINQTVEMEIDWSWRFQNMQYHTLLHVISGYLYQHYNALATSSQIEKEHARLELSFSPEIMGEIPFEQLEQSIKKVLAHPHNVYTKTISRTEAEQKEGVIKTVINLLPASLNEIRIVQINDIDEQACGGTHVNNTNEIKDFSIMKIQQKGPTKKRIKIQLLD, encoded by the coding sequence ATGGCCACGATAGAGTTATATTCAGACAATAGTTATCTAAAAGAATGTTCGGCAAATATTGTTTCGATACAAGACCGGTTTGTCGTGTTCGAGCAAACCATTTTTTATCCAGGTGGCGGTGGGCAGCCTTGTGACCGAGGGGTTATTAAACAAGGTGATGAAACTTATAATATATTAACAGTAAAAAAAATAGATGGTGAAATCATTCATGAACTAGAACGCCCATTACAGGATATTAATCAAACGGTAGAAATGGAGATTGACTGGTCTTGGCGGTTTCAGAATATGCAGTATCACACATTATTGCATGTCATTTCAGGTTATTTATATCAACATTACAATGCTTTAGCTACAAGCAGTCAAATTGAAAAAGAACATGCGAGATTAGAGCTGTCTTTTTCTCCTGAAATAATGGGAGAAATACCATTTGAACAATTAGAACAATCGATAAAGAAGGTACTGGCACACCCCCATAATGTTTACACGAAAACAATTAGCAGGACTGAGGCAGAGCAAAAGGAAGGGGTTATTAAAACGGTCATTAATTTACTTCCAGCTTCTCTTAACGAAATTCGAATCGTTCAAATAAATGATATTGATGAGCAAGCATGTGGCGGAACTCACGTCAACAACACAAATGAAATTAAAGACTTTTCCATTATGAAAATTCAACAAAAAGGTCCCACGAAAAAAAGGATTAAAATTCAACTATTGGATTAA
- a CDS encoding aminotransferase class V-fold PLP-dependent enzyme: MIRFENDYTEGAHERILKRLIETNEEQTPGYGVDEHCEKARAYIRKECDAANADIHFLVGGTQTNTTIIASILRPHQGAVAAITGHIAVHETGAIEATGHKILTLPSDDGKIQAEQVKELYDAHWNDVTYEHMVQPGLVYISNPTENGTTYSKAELEALSKVCRECGLPLVLDGARLGYGLASKDSDLTLADVARLCDVFYIGGTKVGAMFGEAAVIMNDALKKDFRYFIKQKGGLLAKGRLLGIQFETLFEDGLYYEISNHAVEMSMMIREAFVENGFSLRYDSTSNQQFPILPEDVILELGKKYSFSFWEKVDATHSAVRFCTSWATKKEHVEMLVEDIKATKGEKNGHDRVIFRQ, from the coding sequence ATGATACGTTTTGAAAATGATTATACAGAAGGTGCTCATGAGCGAATTCTGAAACGATTAATAGAAACCAATGAAGAACAAACACCCGGATATGGAGTGGATGAACACTGTGAAAAGGCGAGAGCTTACATTCGAAAAGAGTGTGATGCGGCGAATGCAGATATACACTTTTTAGTAGGGGGAACACAAACGAATACAACTATCATCGCTTCAATTTTACGGCCACACCAAGGTGCAGTTGCTGCAATTACCGGGCATATCGCGGTACATGAAACAGGAGCAATTGAAGCCACTGGTCATAAAATACTTACTTTGCCGAGTGATGATGGAAAAATTCAAGCTGAACAGGTGAAAGAATTATATGATGCTCACTGGAATGATGTTACTTATGAGCATATGGTACAGCCAGGCTTGGTTTACATTTCTAACCCTACGGAAAATGGAACGACTTATAGTAAAGCCGAATTGGAAGCATTAAGTAAAGTTTGCCGGGAATGTGGTTTGCCATTGGTATTGGATGGAGCTAGATTAGGGTATGGTTTGGCTTCAAAAGACAGCGATTTAACCTTGGCAGATGTTGCAAGGCTATGTGATGTGTTCTATATAGGGGGAACGAAAGTTGGTGCAATGTTTGGTGAAGCGGCAGTCATCATGAATGATGCCCTGAAAAAGGATTTCCGGTATTTTATCAAGCAAAAGGGAGGATTACTGGCTAAAGGGAGACTATTGGGGATCCAGTTTGAAACCTTATTTGAAGATGGCTTATACTATGAAATTTCTAATCATGCCGTGGAAATGTCAATGATGATTCGAGAAGCATTTGTTGAAAATGGATTTTCATTACGATATGATTCCACATCAAATCAGCAGTTTCCCATTTTGCCTGAAGATGTAATTTTGGAATTAGGCAAAAAGTATTCATTCTCCTTCTGGGAAAAGGTCGATGCTACACACAGTGCTGTGAGATTTTGTACCAGTTGGGCTACGAAAAAAGAACATGTTGAAATGCTGGTAGAGGATATCAAGGCAACAAAAGGAGAAAAAAATGGCCACGATAGAGTTATATTCAGACAATAG
- a CDS encoding MarR family transcriptional regulator — protein MNISKNTMADIRQFNRFYTNILGVLDKHILDTGYSFTEARVILEIGLMEQCIANNLVDKLEIDRSYMSRIINKLSKDGLVMKENSTLDNRTSLIRLTPEGMTLFNQLNERSDEQIVRLFQGLSQNEIKEIHASMMFIQKKLDSLGRI, from the coding sequence ATGAATATAAGTAAAAATACCATGGCTGATATACGGCAATTCAATAGATTTTATACGAATATACTTGGTGTATTGGATAAGCATATTTTGGATACCGGGTATTCTTTCACTGAGGCACGGGTAATTTTAGAAATCGGTTTGATGGAGCAGTGTATAGCAAACAATTTAGTTGATAAGCTGGAAATCGACCGCAGCTATATGAGCAGAATAATTAACAAGCTGAGTAAAGATGGACTGGTCATGAAGGAAAACTCGACCTTGGATAACAGAACTAGTCTGATTCGGTTGACCCCTGAAGGGATGACTCTTTTTAACCAGCTTAATGAAAGATCTGATGAACAAATAGTGAGGTTATTCCAAGGATTATCACAAAATGAAATAAAAGAAATCCATGCTTCTATGATGTTCATTCAGAAAAAATTAGATAGTTTGGGGAGAATATAG
- a CDS encoding isochorismatase family cysteine hydrolase — protein sequence MQNSSSKSALLVMDMQNSVVSRFVDSEKTLLPFQKAIEAARSHAIPVIFVRVAFRAGYPEISSRNKMFAGIAGRAGTAAAPEVTMQIHESVQPRPDEPIVTKLRVSAFAGSDLEVILRSRQIDTLILSGIATSGVVLSTLREAADKDFALTVLSDACIDADPEVHRVLTEKVFPHQAEVIPVDAWVASLSN from the coding sequence ATGCAAAATTCATCAAGCAAAAGCGCGCTGTTGGTCATGGATATGCAAAACAGCGTCGTGTCGCGGTTCGTAGACAGCGAAAAGACACTGCTTCCGTTCCAAAAGGCAATTGAAGCCGCACGCAGTCACGCTATTCCCGTTATTTTCGTACGTGTCGCATTTCGCGCAGGTTATCCCGAGATTAGTTCTAGAAACAAAATGTTCGCGGGTATTGCCGGTAGGGCCGGAACAGCGGCGGCTCCGGAAGTGACGATGCAAATTCATGAATCCGTGCAGCCTCGGCCGGACGAGCCGATCGTGACCAAGCTTCGAGTGAGCGCGTTCGCCGGAAGTGACCTTGAGGTGATCCTTCGGTCCCGCCAGATCGACACGCTGATTCTCAGCGGTATCGCCACAAGCGGGGTCGTTCTATCGACTTTACGGGAAGCAGCAGATAAAGACTTTGCCCTTACGGTTCTTTCCGACGCCTGTATCGATGCCGATCCCGAGGTTCATCGTGTTCTAACCGAGAAGGTGTTCCCCCATCAGGCCGAGGTGATACCTGTCGATGCGTGGGTGGCTTCTTTATCCAACTAA
- a CDS encoding TetR/AcrR family transcriptional regulator translates to MSKNKISAGDGDTTDSVVATTPEKALRADAKRNRDKLLNVAHRVFMTEGISVSMDEIARRAGVGVGTVYRHFPTKEDLFGAVIVSHKTRLIEEANQLLYHDDPGEAFFHYFARIIREGIANKAITDALVSSLNIDAGRSEVARDFWRGIDNLLARAQQSGSVRADARIEDIKVLLIGILQATGDDGTFPDRIVSILCDGLRG, encoded by the coding sequence ATGTCTAAAAATAAAATTTCAGCTGGAGACGGTGACACCACCGATTCCGTCGTCGCCACGACTCCCGAGAAGGCATTGCGTGCAGATGCCAAAAGAAATCGGGATAAGCTGCTCAATGTCGCCCATAGGGTTTTTATGACCGAAGGCATCTCCGTCTCGATGGATGAAATCGCCCGACGTGCCGGTGTGGGCGTGGGTACCGTCTATCGGCATTTCCCGACCAAGGAAGATTTGTTTGGGGCCGTTATTGTCAGCCACAAGACGCGTCTTATCGAAGAAGCAAATCAATTGCTTTACCACGACGACCCGGGCGAAGCATTCTTTCATTATTTTGCAAGAATCATACGCGAGGGGATTGCAAACAAGGCGATCACCGATGCCCTTGTTAGCAGTCTGAATATAGACGCTGGACGTTCGGAGGTTGCGAGGGATTTTTGGCGAGGGATTGACAATCTTCTCGCCCGTGCCCAACAAAGCGGCTCTGTTCGGGCTGATGCTCGCATTGAGGATATCAAAGTCCTTCTTATCGGCATCTTGCAGGCAACCGGGGACGACGGGACTTTTCCGGACCGCATCGTTTCGATCCTATGCGACGGTCTTCGCGGGTAA
- a CDS encoding DinB family protein, whose protein sequence is MDTKEILKRFEQVATYYIEELSKYSLDEFTRKPSEEEWSLGQMYNHLIKGTLQLHLKAIKQCVNSTTSDDGEKTEIGESIFKEGTFPPIRLKGPDTPDFTPPNPTGKEEVKEGLLQIIEKMQEIERKLSEIPASQKVQHRRMGYLNAEEYFQLIEMHFRHHLRQKERIDQFLLKVSK, encoded by the coding sequence TTGGATACAAAAGAGATATTGAAGCGATTCGAACAGGTGGCTACATACTATATTGAAGAGTTAAGTAAATATTCGCTAGATGAGTTTACAAGGAAGCCTTCTGAGGAAGAATGGTCATTAGGACAAATGTACAATCATTTAATAAAGGGCACCCTTCAGCTTCATTTGAAAGCCATTAAGCAATGTGTTAATAGCACTACTTCCGATGACGGTGAAAAAACAGAAATAGGCGAATCGATTTTCAAAGAAGGAACGTTTCCTCCAATCAGGTTAAAAGGTCCGGATACACCAGATTTCACACCGCCAAATCCTACAGGAAAAGAAGAAGTAAAGGAAGGACTGCTTCAAATCATTGAGAAAATGCAAGAGATAGAGAGAAAGCTCTCTGAAATTCCGGCCAGCCAGAAAGTTCAGCACCGGAGAATGGGATATTTAAATGCAGAGGAATATTTTCAGCTAATCGAAATGCATTTCCGGCACCACTTACGGCAAAAAGAACGTATCGATCAGTTTCTTTTAAAAGTAAGTAAGTAA
- a CDS encoding GTP pyrophosphokinase: protein MLKKKMKIEVIQKVLDNWRGFFLPYQMALHELESDFKVIDLEWKTQHGYSPIEHMKTRMKKLSSLVEKIQRKEIPLTQEAVRNEIRDILGVRIVTSFIDDVYMLKEHIEQREDIRMIRVKDYIQDPKMSGYKSLHLIVETQVILSNEIIWVPAEIQIRTSAMDFWASTEHKLNYKYQGETIPEDAQKQLIELAKASSLMDKEMSRLRTKLLAN, encoded by the coding sequence ATGCTGAAAAAAAAGATGAAAATCGAGGTTATTCAAAAAGTATTAGACAATTGGAGGGGGTTCTTTTTACCTTACCAAATGGCATTACATGAATTAGAAAGTGATTTCAAGGTTATTGACTTAGAATGGAAAACACAACATGGCTATTCTCCTATTGAACATATGAAAACACGTATGAAAAAATTAAGTTCTTTGGTGGAGAAAATACAAAGAAAAGAAATTCCTTTAACACAAGAAGCGGTGAGGAATGAAATAAGAGATATTTTGGGAGTTAGAATTGTCACAAGTTTTATTGATGACGTATATATGTTGAAGGAGCATATCGAGCAACGTGAAGACATTCGAATGATACGCGTAAAGGATTATATTCAGGACCCGAAAATGAGCGGATATAAAAGTTTGCACCTGATTGTAGAAACCCAAGTCATCCTATCCAACGAAATAATATGGGTTCCTGCAGAAATACAAATTCGTACTTCCGCTATGGATTTTTGGGCATCCACCGAGCATAAACTAAACTATAAATATCAAGGCGAGACTATACCAGAGGATGCTCAAAAGCAGCTAATTGAGCTTGCCAAAGCTTCTTCCTTAATGGATAAAGAAATGTCAAGATTAAGAACAAAATTACTAGCCAATTAA
- a CDS encoding D-alanyl-D-alanine carboxypeptidase family protein has product MSNSSSGSSTATAIYTATANLNVRTGPSTANKIIATVKQGTKLTVTGKNANGWLKVSLNGQTGYVSSQYVKVSNPSSDAIQVVAKPESIPVLVNKKNKLPENYVPKDLVYTSIPFTFKEKTEKRKMRSEAAAAISKLFAESKKQGVSLLGVSAYRSHATQVALFDYYVKRDGYAKAITYSALPGTSEHETGLAIDVTGGNGKCAAQDCFGGTKEAKWLQAHADDYGFIIRYPKGKESVTGYKYEPWHLRYVGKSIAQTIMSQGITLEEYYYTRAVQN; this is encoded by the coding sequence ATATCAAACTCTTCATCTGGCTCTAGTACAGCAACTGCAATCTATACAGCAACTGCTAATCTGAATGTCCGTACAGGACCATCTACTGCTAATAAAATTATAGCAACAGTTAAACAGGGCACAAAGCTAACGGTTACTGGAAAAAATGCGAATGGATGGCTAAAGGTTAGCTTAAACGGTCAAACAGGTTATGTTAGTAGTCAATATGTAAAGGTATCCAATCCTTCATCTGACGCCATTCAGGTTGTTGCAAAGCCTGAAAGTATTCCAGTGCTAGTCAATAAAAAAAATAAGCTACCAGAAAACTATGTACCAAAAGACTTAGTATATACGTCGATACCGTTTACTTTTAAAGAAAAGACAGAAAAAAGAAAAATGCGAAGTGAAGCAGCTGCTGCCATTAGCAAATTATTTGCGGAATCCAAGAAGCAGGGAGTAAGTCTTCTCGGTGTATCTGCATACAGATCACATGCTACACAAGTTGCTCTATTTGATTATTATGTAAAAAGGGATGGTTATGCCAAAGCAATCACATACAGTGCATTACCTGGAACAAGTGAGCATGAAACAGGCCTTGCTATTGATGTGACAGGAGGAAATGGTAAATGCGCGGCACAGGATTGCTTTGGAGGTACTAAAGAAGCAAAATGGCTCCAGGCACATGCAGATGATTATGGATTTATTATCCGATACCCTAAAGGAAAAGAATCAGTTACTGGTTATAAATATGAACCATGGCATCTTCGATATGTAGGCAAATCAATAGCTCAAACTATTATGAGCCAAGGAATTACTCTTGAAGAATATTATTATACTAGAGCCGTTCAAAACTAA